One Gemmatimonadota bacterium genomic region harbors:
- a CDS encoding DUF5916 domain-containing protein — MLRTRLIRWITVLSIASLLAPAESAAREPAPEKRVYNTRHIVSQPPDIDGKGDDPAWDDVEWSGDFTQLDPDDGGEPSQQTAFKILFDDHNLYVLIRAYDTKPDRITSRVTRRDDWDNDWVEIHFDSYHDKRTAFSFTLTASGGRGDEAISNDGNDWDASWDPVWFGASTIDEEGWLAEMRIPLSQLRFSGEEGQVWGLQVQRRLYRREERSGWQHIHRNSPGWVSLFGELRGLEGIESSHRIEVLPYVVGDLNRFQAEARNPFRDGQSAAGRIGLDGKIGLAGNLTMDLAVNPDFGQVEADPSRVNLSAFELFFEERRPLFVEGKNITEFGVGGGGPFRNDQLFYSRRIGRSPQRNPDLSDGQTMDMPRNTPILAAAKITGKTPGGLSIGIVEAVTAEASARIDTEGARSEESVEPLTNYLVARLQQDFNDGGTSLGTMLTATNRNNNKAHFDFLNRAAYTGGIDFRHQWSDRTYWLNASLSFSHIRGEPEAITRVQRNSARYYQRPDASYVALDSTLTALSGHGGSFGIGRSGNSPWNMGISGTWRSPGLELNDVGFLRQADVFMQNSWFGYRSEKPNRIFRAYNVFLNQWQGFTFGRGRKFLGGNINGGGQFNNYWWVWLNVNSEIEGLSTTALRGGPSLKTPGNVEFNFDVDTDGRKPISFGVGGGHNRRRDDAGRSSWMYLSMRYRPSNAMNIRINPFFDTNWNELQYVSDESFGDADRYLLGRVDQKTLGIGIRLNYSITNNMSIQYYGQPFVSAGRYARFKRITDARADRYGDRFAMLSDEQLNYDDSDGVYRVDENLDGQTDYTFDDPDFNFRQFRSNLVLRWEYTPGSTLYLVWQQQRSRSGGTGEFSAGQDLNDLFDTYPSNIFLLKFNYWFSV, encoded by the coding sequence TTGCTCAGGACAAGACTGATTCGGTGGATCACGGTCCTTTCGATCGCATCCTTACTCGCACCGGCGGAATCGGCGGCGCGCGAACCGGCGCCGGAAAAACGGGTTTACAACACACGGCATATCGTGTCGCAGCCCCCTGACATCGACGGGAAGGGCGATGATCCGGCCTGGGACGACGTGGAATGGTCCGGTGATTTTACCCAGCTGGATCCCGACGACGGCGGGGAACCCTCGCAGCAGACGGCTTTCAAGATCCTTTTTGACGATCACAACCTCTACGTGCTGATCCGTGCCTATGATACCAAACCGGACCGGATCACCAGCCGCGTAACCCGGCGGGACGACTGGGACAACGACTGGGTGGAGATCCATTTCGACAGCTACCACGACAAGCGCACGGCGTTTTCCTTTACGCTGACCGCCTCCGGCGGCCGGGGCGACGAAGCCATATCGAACGACGGCAACGACTGGGACGCCAGCTGGGACCCCGTATGGTTCGGCGCGTCCACCATCGACGAAGAGGGGTGGCTTGCCGAGATGCGCATACCCCTGAGCCAGCTGCGGTTCTCCGGCGAGGAGGGACAGGTATGGGGCCTGCAGGTACAAAGAAGGCTGTACCGCCGCGAGGAGCGTTCCGGCTGGCAGCACATCCATCGGAATTCGCCGGGCTGGGTCAGTCTGTTCGGAGAACTGCGCGGACTGGAAGGAATCGAGTCTTCCCACCGGATCGAGGTATTGCCCTATGTGGTGGGTGACCTCAACCGGTTCCAGGCCGAAGCGCGGAATCCCTTCCGCGACGGACAAAGCGCTGCCGGACGCATCGGATTGGACGGCAAGATCGGCCTCGCCGGCAACCTGACCATGGATCTGGCCGTGAACCCCGACTTCGGCCAGGTCGAGGCGGACCCTTCGCGGGTGAACCTGTCGGCCTTCGAGCTGTTCTTCGAGGAACGGCGGCCCCTTTTCGTCGAAGGGAAGAACATCACCGAGTTCGGCGTCGGCGGCGGCGGTCCCTTCCGGAACGACCAGTTGTTCTACTCGCGGCGTATCGGCCGGTCTCCCCAGCGGAATCCTGATCTGTCAGACGGCCAGACCATGGATATGCCGCGGAATACGCCCATACTCGCCGCCGCGAAGATCACCGGAAAGACGCCCGGCGGCCTGTCCATCGGCATCGTGGAAGCGGTCACCGCGGAAGCCTCCGCCCGGATAGACACGGAGGGCGCGCGGAGTGAAGAGTCCGTGGAACCGCTGACCAACTATCTGGTCGCACGCCTCCAGCAGGACTTCAACGACGGGGGCACGTCGCTGGGTACGATGCTCACGGCGACCAACCGGAACAACAACAAGGCCCACTTCGATTTCCTCAACCGGGCGGCCTACACGGGCGGGATCGATTTCCGCCACCAGTGGAGCGACCGGACCTACTGGCTCAACGCGAGCCTGTCGTTCAGCCATATCCGGGGCGAACCGGAAGCCATTACCCGTGTGCAGCGCAACTCCGCGCGGTACTACCAGCGTCCCGACGCCTCCTACGTAGCCCTCGATTCCACGCTGACCGCCCTGAGCGGCCATGGCGGCAGCTTCGGCATAGGCCGTTCGGGAAACAGCCCGTGGAACATGGGGATCTCCGGAACCTGGCGCTCTCCGGGCCTCGAACTGAACGACGTGGGTTTCCTGCGCCAGGCCGACGTATTCATGCAGAACAGCTGGTTCGGTTACCGGTCGGAAAAACCGAACCGGATCTTCCGCGCGTACAATGTGTTCCTGAACCAGTGGCAGGGATTCACCTTCGGCCGGGGCCGGAAATTCCTGGGCGGCAACATCAACGGGGGCGGTCAGTTCAACAACTACTGGTGGGTGTGGCTTAACGTGAACTCGGAGATCGAAGGCTTGTCCACCACCGCCCTGCGCGGCGGGCCGTCCCTGAAAACACCGGGTAACGTGGAATTCAACTTCGACGTGGACACCGATGGGCGCAAGCCGATCAGTTTCGGCGTTGGAGGCGGCCACAACCGGCGCCGCGATGACGCGGGACGCTCGAGCTGGATGTACCTGTCCATGCGGTACCGGCCGAGTAACGCCATGAACATCCGCATCAATCCGTTTTTCGACACCAACTGGAACGAGTTGCAGTACGTGTCCGATGAATCGTTCGGCGACGCGGACAGATACCTGCTGGGCCGCGTCGACCAGAAGACGCTGGGGATCGGCATCCGGCTCAACTACAGCATCACCAACAACATGTCCATCCAGTACTACGGCCAGCCTTTCGTATCGGCCGGCCGCTACGCCCGGTTCAAGCGTATAACCGACGCGCGGGCCGACCGGTATGGAGACCGGTTCGCAATGCTTTCGGACGAGCAGTTGAACTACGACGATTCGGACGGAGTTTACCGCGTGGATGAGAACCTGGACGGGCAGACCGACTACACCTTCGACGATCCCGACTTCAATTTCCGCCAGTTCCGTTCCAATCTGGTTTTGCGGTGGGAGTATACGCCGGGCTCGACGCTGTACCTCGTGTGGCAGCAGCAGCGCAGCCGCTCGGGCGGCACGGGCGAATTCTCCGCCGGGCAGGACCTGAACGACCTGTTCGACACCTATCCCTCGAACATCTTCCTGCTGAAATTCAACTACTGGTTCTCGGTCTAG
- a CDS encoding mannonate dehydratase has protein sequence MTLEMRIGLGQFNVLTDEKLAYIKQLGADDFLMNTPKLPGEKRWELEDLVDLKQRADNAELRLMALENVPIPFYDKAMLGLSGRDEQIENMKYTIRNMGRAGIPILGYHWIPSSVWRTPDPAVLRGGATATRFDFEAHRDAEPTHGRIFTADEMWDNYHYYMTRILPVAEESNVKLALHPDDPPIPMLGGVARIFSSFEGFKRAMDTFDSPYHGLDFCMGCWSEMGGHDYVIKAVRHFGEAGRIIYVHFRDVQGNVPCFNECFINEGNVDPYEVMRTLKEVGFTGFMITDHVPHFVDDTDWNHRGRAYAIGYMTAMLEMVNKLRPSPA, from the coding sequence ATGACCCTGGAAATGCGCATCGGCCTCGGGCAGTTCAACGTCCTCACCGACGAGAAACTCGCCTACATCAAGCAGCTCGGCGCCGACGACTTCCTCATGAACACCCCGAAACTGCCGGGCGAGAAGCGTTGGGAGCTGGAGGACCTGGTCGACCTTAAGCAGCGGGCCGACAACGCCGAACTGCGCCTGATGGCCCTGGAGAACGTGCCCATCCCCTTCTACGACAAGGCCATGCTGGGGCTGTCGGGCCGCGACGAGCAGATCGAGAACATGAAGTACACGATCCGGAACATGGGTCGGGCCGGCATTCCCATCCTGGGGTACCACTGGATCCCCAGTTCCGTCTGGCGGACGCCCGATCCCGCCGTACTCCGCGGCGGGGCCACGGCCACAAGGTTCGATTTCGAGGCCCACCGGGACGCGGAACCCACCCACGGCAGGATCTTCACGGCAGACGAGATGTGGGACAACTACCACTACTACATGACGCGGATCCTGCCGGTCGCCGAGGAGAGCAACGTCAAGCTCGCGCTGCACCCCGACGACCCGCCCATCCCCATGCTGGGCGGCGTGGCGCGGATCTTCAGCAGCTTCGAGGGCTTCAAGCGGGCCATGGACACCTTCGACAGTCCGTACCACGGCCTGGATTTCTGCATGGGATGCTGGTCTGAGATGGGGGGTCACGACTACGTGATCAAGGCCGTGCGGCACTTCGGCGAAGCCGGCAGAATTATCTACGTCCATTTCCGCGACGTGCAGGGGAACGTGCCCTGTTTCAACGAGTGCTTCATCAACGAGGGCAACGTCGACCCCTACGAGGTCATGCGAACGCTGAAGGAGGTCGGGTTCACCGGGTTCATGATCACCGACCATGTCCCCCATTTCGTCGACGACACCGACTGGAACCACCGGGGCCGCGCCTACGCCATTGGCTACATGACCGCCATGCTGGAAATGGTGAACAAGCTGCGGCCCTCACCCGCCTAG
- a CDS encoding DNA topoisomerase IV subunit A: protein MAYADTLFDDYYLKYASYFIKDRAIPEIDDGLKPVQRRILHTLFEMDDGKYHKVANVVGQTMRYHPHGDQSIFGSLVNLSNKDMFIEKQGNFGSILTGDPASAARYIECRLTQLAREVLHDPEITEYVDSYDGRNREPVAFPAKIPVLLALGAEGIASSMATRILPHNLIELMEAQIACLRDEAFEVLPDFPTGGLVDVSEYNDGNGKVMVRAHLDVRDPKRIVIRQLPFGSTTESLIASIEAAAKKNKLKIAGISDFTADEVEIEIRLARGVHSDETVDALYAFTDCESSISTNVLVIRAGHPCILPVTDVLRHNTQRLLEVLEAELKIERKQLHAKLRAKTLEQLFIKERIYKRIEEVREQEKIHEAIREGFEPFESKVKELTSEDIDTLLKVPIRRISLYDINRANEEMKGIRNRLREIRDHLGNLSACAITLLEGLIGQYREAFQRRTTITSFKRVDAREAAQRNLALKYDRNTGYLGYDLSSGDTLFDVSPYDRVLVIRKTGAYALHDEIERLFVDKGMLHCGFVDPDLVFTMIYRDRNGHPFVKRCKLEKFILNRGYELVPEGCRILQLTTDPDVMATVTYKPTPRMRVFEEEFDLSSYPVRGNRAKGIRLAPKALKGVKLSRKQDQPEAPGQTDRPAIPNGPEPDAPSGDSAEGKD, encoded by the coding sequence ATGGCTTACGCCGATACCCTCTTCGACGACTACTACCTGAAGTACGCCTCCTATTTCATCAAGGACCGCGCGATACCGGAGATCGACGACGGTCTCAAGCCGGTGCAGCGGCGTATTCTCCATACCCTCTTCGAGATGGATGACGGGAAGTACCACAAGGTAGCCAACGTGGTCGGCCAGACCATGCGGTACCATCCCCACGGGGACCAGTCCATCTTCGGCTCGCTGGTCAACCTGTCCAACAAGGACATGTTCATCGAGAAGCAGGGCAATTTCGGTTCCATCCTGACCGGCGACCCCGCCTCCGCGGCCCGGTACATCGAATGCCGGCTGACGCAGCTTGCCAGGGAGGTGCTGCACGATCCGGAAATCACCGAATACGTGGATTCCTACGACGGCCGCAACCGGGAGCCGGTGGCCTTTCCCGCGAAGATTCCCGTGCTCCTCGCCCTGGGCGCCGAGGGCATCGCCTCGAGCATGGCGACCCGGATCCTGCCCCACAATCTCATCGAGCTCATGGAGGCCCAGATCGCCTGCCTCAGGGACGAGGCTTTCGAGGTCCTGCCCGATTTCCCCACCGGGGGCCTGGTGGACGTCTCGGAATATAACGACGGCAACGGTAAGGTGATGGTCCGCGCCCACCTGGACGTAAGGGACCCCAAGCGCATCGTCATCCGTCAGCTGCCCTTCGGTTCGACCACCGAAAGCCTGATCGCTTCCATCGAGGCGGCGGCGAAGAAGAACAAGTTGAAGATCGCCGGCATCTCCGACTTCACGGCGGACGAGGTGGAGATAGAAATCCGGCTGGCCCGGGGCGTGCATTCAGACGAAACCGTGGACGCCCTTTACGCCTTCACCGACTGCGAGTCTTCCATCTCCACGAACGTGCTGGTAATCCGGGCGGGCCACCCGTGCATACTGCCCGTTACCGACGTGCTCAGGCACAACACGCAGCGGCTCCTGGAAGTCCTCGAAGCGGAACTCAAGATCGAACGGAAGCAGCTGCACGCGAAGCTGCGGGCGAAAACGCTGGAGCAACTCTTCATCAAGGAACGGATCTACAAGCGCATCGAGGAAGTCCGGGAGCAGGAGAAGATCCACGAAGCGATCCGGGAGGGGTTCGAACCCTTCGAATCAAAGGTGAAGGAACTGACGTCCGAGGATATCGATACCCTGCTCAAGGTGCCGATCCGCCGGATCTCCCTGTACGATATCAACCGCGCCAACGAGGAGATGAAGGGCATTCGGAACCGCTTGCGCGAGATCAGGGATCACCTGGGCAATCTTTCGGCCTGCGCGATCACGCTCCTGGAAGGACTCATCGGGCAGTATCGCGAGGCTTTTCAGCGCAGGACGACCATCACCTCCTTCAAGCGGGTCGATGCCCGGGAGGCGGCGCAGCGAAATCTCGCGCTCAAGTACGACCGGAACACCGGGTACCTCGGGTACGATCTCAGCAGCGGCGATACCCTCTTCGATGTATCCCCGTACGACCGGGTGCTGGTGATCCGCAAGACAGGCGCCTACGCCCTCCACGATGAAATCGAACGGCTCTTCGTGGACAAGGGCATGCTGCACTGCGGGTTTGTAGATCCCGACCTGGTATTCACAATGATCTACAGGGACCGGAACGGCCACCCCTTTGTCAAGCGCTGCAAGCTGGAGAAGTTCATCCTGAACAGGGGATACGAACTCGTGCCCGAGGGTTGCCGTATCCTCCAGTTGACCACGGATCCCGATGTCATGGCGACCGTCACTTACAAACCCACGCCGCGCATGCGGGTCTTCGAGGAGGAATTCGACCTTTCCAGCTATCCGGTGCGTGGGAACCGGGCCAAGGGCATCCGCCTGGCGCCCAAGGCGCTCAAGGGCGTGAAGCTGTCCAGGAAGCAGGATCAGCCGGAAGCGCCCGGGCAGACGGACCGCCCGGCGATCCCGAATGGTCCGGAACCAGACGCCCCTTCAGGCGATTCCGCGGAAGGAAAGGACTGA
- a CDS encoding toprim domain-containing protein, translating into MYIGRLGNGSDPEDGIYVLLKEVIDNAVDEFIMGHGRKIDVTIEDNRVRVRDFGRGIPLGKVVECTSIINTGAKYNDEVFQFSVGLNGVGAKAVNALSVDFRAVAYRDGRFAEAVYERGQLLGQHEGDTDEPDGTYVEFLPDEEIFGEYAFQPDYVDRRMWNYACLNSGLRMIYNKKRFVSRYGLLDFLKAEVGKNVLYEPSYHKSQYIEFSFTHTTNYGETLFSFVNGQYTADGGSHQSAFREGILKGVNEYFKKSYGGVDVRESIAGAIAIKLKEPVFESQTKNKLGNTEIRGWLVSEVRSAVVDFLHKNQESAQRIQEKITQNERLRKELNAVKKEAREAARRIAIKIPNFKDCKYHFDHAKYGEDSSIFITEGPSAAGSMVSARDPLTQAIFGLKGVPLNVFSRTRAAIYKNEELYNLMMALGIEEGMSNLRFNKVIIATDADYDGYHIRNLLMTFFLGYFEEMVLAGHVHILETPLFRVRNTKETVYCYSEKERNAALGRIRGAEVTRFKGLGEISPGEFGQFIGADMRLVKVNVRSIHSIPDTLNFYMGKNTPERREYIVENLLDEV; encoded by the coding sequence ATGTATATCGGCCGGCTCGGAAACGGCAGCGATCCGGAAGACGGCATCTACGTCCTGCTGAAGGAGGTCATCGACAATGCCGTGGACGAATTCATCATGGGCCACGGCCGAAAGATCGACGTGACCATCGAGGACAACCGGGTCCGCGTCCGCGACTTCGGCCGCGGGATTCCCCTCGGCAAGGTCGTGGAGTGTACCTCGATCATCAACACGGGCGCCAAGTACAATGACGAGGTCTTTCAGTTCAGCGTCGGACTGAACGGCGTCGGCGCCAAGGCGGTCAACGCCCTCTCCGTCGATTTCCGCGCCGTGGCGTACCGGGACGGACGGTTCGCGGAGGCGGTATACGAGAGGGGACAGCTTCTCGGCCAGCACGAAGGCGATACGGATGAGCCGGACGGCACCTATGTCGAATTCCTGCCCGACGAGGAGATCTTCGGGGAATACGCCTTTCAGCCGGACTATGTCGACCGCCGCATGTGGAACTACGCCTGCCTGAACAGCGGCCTCCGCATGATCTACAATAAGAAGCGCTTCGTTTCCCGGTACGGACTGCTGGATTTCCTGAAGGCCGAGGTGGGGAAGAATGTCCTCTACGAGCCCTCTTATCACAAGAGCCAGTACATCGAGTTCTCCTTCACGCACACCACCAATTACGGCGAGACGCTCTTCTCCTTCGTGAACGGCCAGTACACTGCGGACGGAGGATCCCACCAGAGCGCCTTCCGCGAAGGCATCCTCAAGGGCGTCAACGAGTACTTCAAGAAGAGCTACGGGGGGGTGGATGTCCGCGAGTCCATCGCGGGCGCCATCGCCATCAAGCTGAAGGAACCGGTCTTCGAGTCCCAGACCAAGAACAAGCTGGGCAATACCGAGATCCGGGGCTGGCTCGTTTCGGAGGTCCGGAGCGCCGTGGTGGACTTTCTGCACAAGAACCAGGAGTCCGCCCAGCGGATCCAGGAGAAGATCACGCAGAACGAGCGCCTGCGGAAGGAACTGAACGCGGTCAAGAAGGAAGCCCGCGAGGCGGCCCGGCGCATCGCCATCAAGATCCCCAATTTCAAGGACTGCAAGTACCACTTCGATCACGCGAAGTACGGAGAGGATTCCTCCATATTCATCACCGAGGGGCCCTCTGCCGCCGGTTCCATGGTATCGGCCCGGGACCCGCTGACCCAGGCGATCTTCGGGCTGAAGGGCGTGCCGTTGAACGTCTTTTCCCGCACGCGGGCGGCCATCTACAAGAACGAGGAGCTTTACAACCTCATGATGGCCCTCGGCATCGAGGAGGGGATGTCGAACCTGCGGTTCAACAAAGTGATCATCGCGACGGACGCCGATTACGACGGCTATCACATCCGAAACCTTCTGATGACCTTCTTCCTCGGCTACTTCGAGGAGATGGTGCTCGCGGGCCACGTCCACATCCTGGAAACGCCCCTCTTCCGGGTACGCAACACGAAGGAAACCGTGTACTGCTACAGCGAGAAAGAACGCAACGCGGCCTTAGGCCGGATACGGGGCGCGGAAGTGACCCGGTTCAAGGGGCTGGGAGAGATCTCGCCCGGCGAATTCGGCCAGTTCATCGGTGCCGACATGCGGCTCGTGAAGGTCAACGTCCGTTCCATCCACAGCATACCGGACACCCTGAATTTCTACATGGGCAAGAACACGCCCGAGCGCAGGGAATACATCGTGGAAAACCTGCTGGACGAAGTATAG
- a CDS encoding acyl-CoA dehydrogenase family protein yields the protein MEFALSSDQVMMRDTARRIAEEKLKPHAREIDEREAVHYETIRELGEMGFMAMMIPEEYGGAGLDTISYVLAVEEFSRVCASTGVCVSVNNSLFADGVYAFGTEDQRKTYLPPLGCGAAQACLALTEPGAGTDVGSTATSALKDGTDYVINGKKHFVTNGGFADYLLVLVTTAPGTGHRGLGMLLVEKDTPGFTVGRQEQKLGIRGSDTSELVFEDCRVPVTNLLGDEGRGLNIALSILNGGRIGIAAQALGIAQGAYDASLGYAKERTQFGKPIAEFQAIAFKLAEMATELEAARLMTYRAAWLKDAGQDYITASSMAKLYASEASIRITNEAIQIHGGYGYIRDFDVERFYRDARITTLYEGTSEAQKIVISRNILKSDGAG from the coding sequence ATGGAATTCGCTTTGAGCAGCGACCAGGTCATGATGCGGGACACCGCCCGCCGGATTGCCGAGGAGAAACTGAAACCCCACGCCCGGGAAATCGACGAGCGCGAGGCCGTGCATTACGAAACGATCCGGGAACTCGGCGAGATGGGCTTCATGGCCATGATGATTCCCGAGGAGTACGGCGGAGCGGGGCTGGATACCATCAGCTACGTGCTGGCCGTGGAGGAGTTCTCCCGGGTGTGCGCTTCGACCGGTGTATGCGTCTCCGTCAATAACTCCCTATTCGCAGACGGCGTCTACGCCTTCGGGACCGAAGACCAGCGGAAGACCTACCTGCCGCCCCTGGGTTGCGGTGCGGCGCAGGCCTGCCTCGCGCTGACCGAACCCGGCGCCGGGACGGACGTCGGCTCGACGGCCACCTCGGCGCTGAAGGACGGCACGGATTATGTCATCAACGGCAAGAAGCACTTCGTGACCAACGGCGGTTTCGCGGACTATCTCCTCGTTCTGGTGACCACCGCCCCCGGAACCGGCCACCGCGGCCTCGGCATGCTCCTCGTGGAGAAGGACACGCCGGGATTTACCGTCGGCCGCCAGGAGCAGAAGCTCGGTATCCGGGGCTCCGATACCAGCGAGCTTGTTTTCGAGGATTGCCGCGTGCCGGTGACTAATCTGTTGGGCGATGAAGGCCGGGGCCTGAACATCGCGCTGTCCATTCTGAACGGCGGCCGCATCGGCATCGCGGCGCAGGCCCTGGGTATCGCGCAGGGCGCCTACGACGCATCCCTCGGGTACGCGAAGGAACGGACCCAGTTTGGCAAACCCATCGCCGAGTTCCAGGCGATCGCCTTCAAGCTGGCCGAAATGGCGACCGAACTCGAGGCGGCCCGCCTCATGACCTACCGGGCCGCGTGGCTCAAGGATGCCGGGCAGGACTACATAACGGCGTCGTCCATGGCGAAGCTGTACGCGTCGGAGGCCTCGATACGGATCACGAACGAGGCCATTCAGATCCATGGCGGTTACGGGTACATCCGGGACTTCGACGTAGAGCGCTTCTACCGGGACGCACGGATCACCACCCTCTACGAAGGCACCTCCGAAGCCCAGAAGATCGTCATCTCGCGAAACATCCTGAAGTCGGACGGCGCCGGGTAG